One Polaribacter sp. SA4-12 genomic window carries:
- a CDS encoding ABC transporter ATP-binding protein, with product MSYFKDILKYEKKYRKFTLLNILFNIFYALFNVLSVLAFIPVLNILFGKEEKVITKPIYEGISSFGTYAENSFNYFISQKIENEGQINTLLFICLLALSLFFLKNLFRYLASYVITFLRTGIVKDLRDKLYNKIVELPVSYFTEKRKGDIIARMTSDVQEVENSILSSVQVIVREPLTVIISISLMLFMSVQLTLFVFILLPVSGFIISSISKKLKSKSEKAQKETGNFLSFIEETLTGLRIIKGFNAEKIIEEKFNNSTLKFRQLTTSVFHRQTLASPMSEFLGSATIIAILWYGGVEVLNKTSPLDSSKFLGYILLFYTVLNPIKLITTTFYNIKKGEASAARIMEVLNTENSIKDKPNAIVKENFENEIEFKNISFKYKDEYVLKDFSLTVKKGETVALVGQSGSGKSTLANLITRFYDVNKGAVLIDNKNIKDVTKKSLRGLMGIVSQDSILFNDTIANNIKLGTQNATDEAILEASIIANANEFIQDLPEKFNTNIGDGGGTLSGGQKQRLSIARAVLKNPPIMILDEATSALDTESEQLVQTALEKMMQNRTSLVIAHRLSTIQNADKIVVMKKGAIVEQGKHEELLAKKGEYFKLVTMQSLS from the coding sequence TCTAAATATTCTATTTGGTAAAGAAGAAAAAGTAATTACAAAACCTATTTATGAAGGTATTTCTAGTTTTGGTACTTATGCTGAAAATAGTTTTAATTATTTTATATCTCAAAAAATAGAAAATGAAGGGCAAATAAATACACTGTTATTTATTTGCTTATTAGCACTTTCACTCTTTTTTCTAAAAAACTTATTTAGGTATTTAGCATCATATGTAATTACTTTTTTAAGAACGGGAATTGTAAAAGATTTACGTGACAAACTCTATAATAAAATTGTAGAATTGCCTGTATCTTACTTTACAGAAAAAAGAAAAGGAGATATTATTGCTCGTATGACATCTGATGTTCAGGAAGTTGAAAATTCAATTTTGAGTTCGGTACAAGTAATTGTTAGAGAACCTTTAACTGTTATTATCTCAATAAGTCTTATGCTTTTTATGAGTGTACAACTAACGCTCTTTGTATTTATTTTATTACCAGTTTCTGGATTTATAATATCATCAATTAGTAAAAAGTTGAAATCTAAATCAGAAAAAGCTCAAAAAGAAACAGGTAATTTTCTTTCCTTTATTGAAGAAACATTGACTGGTTTAAGGATCATAAAAGGTTTTAATGCTGAAAAAATTATTGAAGAAAAATTCAATAATTCTACATTGAAATTTAGACAGTTAACAACAAGTGTTTTTCACCGACAAACCTTAGCATCACCAATGAGTGAATTTTTAGGATCTGCAACAATTATTGCGATTCTATGGTATGGTGGTGTTGAAGTTTTAAACAAAACGAGTCCTTTAGATTCTAGTAAGTTTTTAGGTTATATCCTCTTATTTTACACTGTTTTAAATCCGATTAAATTAATCACTACAACATTTTACAACATAAAGAAAGGAGAAGCATCTGCAGCAAGAATAATGGAAGTTTTAAATACTGAAAACAGTATTAAAGACAAACCAAACGCTATTGTGAAAGAGAACTTTGAAAACGAAATTGAATTTAAAAACATCTCTTTTAAATACAAAGATGAGTATGTTTTAAAGGACTTTTCTTTAACTGTTAAAAAAGGGGAGACTGTTGCTTTAGTTGGACAATCTGGAAGTGGAAAATCTACCTTAGCAAATTTAATTACTCGTTTTTATGATGTTAATAAAGGAGCTGTTTTAATTGATAACAAAAACATTAAAGACGTTACAAAAAAATCTTTGAGAGGTTTAATGGGAATTGTTTCTCAAGATTCTATTTTATTTAATGATACAATAGCTAACAACATAAAACTAGGAACTCAAAACGCAACTGATGAAGCTATTTTAGAAGCTTCAATAATTGCAAATGCAAATGAGTTTATCCAAGATTTACCAGAAAAATTCAACACTAATATTGGTGATGGAGGAGGAACACTTTCTGGCGGACAAAAACAACGTTTGTCTATTGCAAGAGCCGTTTTAAAGAATCCACCAATTATGATTTTAGATGAAGCTACTTCTGCTTTAGATACAGAATCTGAACAATTGGTACAAACTGCATTAGAAAAAATGATGCAAAACAGAACTTCTTTAGTAATTGCACACAGATTATCTACTATTCAAAACGCAGATAAGATTGTTGTAATGAAAAAAGGTGCCATTGTAGAACAAGGAAAACATGAAGAGTTACTAGCTAAAAAAGGAGAATACTTTAAGTTAGTAACAATGCAGTCTTTAAGTTAA
- a CDS encoding CCA tRNA nucleotidyltransferase, which produces MQKQFYKEAISSEIFNVISKASKELQVDSYVIGGFVRDFFLKRGTAKDIDVVAIGSGIELAQKVSKLLPNKPKVQVFKTYGTAMLRYKDVEIEFVGARKESYSEDSRNPDITEGTLQDDQNRRDLTINALALSLNEDNFGELLDPFNGIEDLDNKVIKTPLNPDITYSDDPLRMMRAIRFTTQLNFNIDAESLEAITRNGYRLKIITRERIIVELNKILASPKPSIGFLLLEKTGLLKQILPELVALKGVEEVEGQKHKDNFYHSLEVVDNICENTEDVWLRWAALLHDIGKAPTKRFSQKVGWTFHAHEFVGSKMVYKLFKRLKMPMNNKMKFVQKMVMLSSRPIVLATEVTDSAVRRLVFDAGDDINSLMTLCEADITTKNPKKFKRYHQNFEMVRTKIKEVEERDQVRNFQPPVTGEEIMKAFNLKPCREIGQIKEAIKEAILEGEIPNEKVASYSFMIEKGKSLGLKID; this is translated from the coding sequence ATGCAAAAGCAATTCTATAAAGAAGCAATTTCTTCAGAAATATTTAATGTAATATCTAAAGCATCAAAAGAACTACAAGTTGATAGCTATGTAATTGGTGGTTTTGTGAGGGACTTTTTCCTGAAAAGAGGAACAGCAAAAGATATTGATGTTGTAGCAATTGGAAGTGGAATTGAGTTAGCTCAAAAAGTTTCTAAACTATTACCAAACAAACCAAAAGTACAAGTTTTTAAAACCTACGGAACAGCAATGTTACGTTATAAGGATGTAGAAATTGAGTTTGTTGGAGCAAGAAAAGAATCGTATTCTGAAGATAGTAGAAATCCTGATATAACTGAAGGAACTTTACAAGATGATCAAAATAGAAGAGATTTAACTATAAATGCTTTGGCATTAAGTTTAAATGAAGATAATTTTGGCGAATTATTAGATCCTTTTAATGGAATTGAAGACTTAGATAATAAGGTGATTAAAACACCTTTAAATCCTGATATTACCTATTCTGATGATCCTCTTAGAATGATGCGTGCAATTCGTTTTACAACGCAGTTAAATTTTAATATTGATGCTGAATCTTTAGAAGCAATTACTAGAAATGGTTACAGATTAAAAATAATTACTCGAGAAAGAATTATTGTTGAATTGAATAAAATTCTAGCATCACCAAAACCTTCAATTGGTTTTTTATTGTTAGAGAAAACAGGATTATTAAAACAAATTTTACCTGAATTAGTTGCTTTAAAGGGAGTAGAGGAAGTAGAAGGTCAAAAGCATAAAGATAATTTTTATCATTCATTAGAAGTTGTAGATAATATCTGTGAAAATACAGAAGATGTTTGGTTGCGTTGGGCAGCTTTATTACATGATATTGGAAAAGCACCAACAAAAAGGTTTAGCCAAAAAGTAGGTTGGACGTTTCATGCTCATGAGTTTGTAGGCTCTAAAATGGTATATAAATTATTCAAGCGTTTAAAAATGCCAATGAATAATAAAATGAAATTTGTTCAAAAAATGGTCATGCTAAGTTCAAGACCAATTGTTTTGGCAACTGAAGTTACAGACTCTGCTGTTAGACGTTTGGTTTTTGATGCTGGTGATGATATTAATTCTTTAATGACATTATGTGAAGCTGATATTACTACAAAGAATCCAAAGAAATTTAAACGTTACCATCAGAATTTTGAGATGGTAAGAACTAAAATTAAGGAAGTAGAAGAAAGAGATCAAGTTCGTAATTTTCAACCTCCAGTTACTGGTGAAGAAATTATGAAAGCTTTTAATTTAAAACCTTGTCGAGAAATTGGGCAAATAAAAGAAGCAATAAAAGAAGCCATTTTAGAAGGTGAAATACCAAATGAAAAAGTAGCTTCTTATAGTTTTATGATTGAAAAAGGAAAATCTTTAGGATTGAAAATTGATTAA
- a CDS encoding LTA synthase family protein, which translates to MNIYILSNCKNSTFVIYTKHMFLKIPNYIKYIFTNVFSLFIFILLFRFFFYLFFTNLDGASAKEIQKAIFLGVRFDLKLAILSFFPLAIFVLVTNYKFFKNTIYKKIANFYLVSIYLILTLFYIFDFGYYEYLAIRLDASSLRFLSNFKISSQVLVESYPVYKGLFGLLVLSFIIYKFSGFLYKFFSKAHQKITKKIKFAFFTSTFLLLSFGVYNSVTHYPLRWSEAFFSKNNSANQFALNPVLYFFDSFAFRSEGVDIEKFKTYYPVIAKHLNLPQDTINFEQKVTFKNPYKEKPNIVFVMLESVGTAPMSFYGNPLNSTPKMDSIIKESLSFSKFYVHKPGTAGSVFASITGLPDIEDVKTASRNPMIIDQRIVFDQIKGYEKSYFIGGSANWANIRGVFQSNIKGLKIYEEGSFDEVNRADVWGIDDYDLFKEADKRLKKLYDEGKPFVTYIQTATNHMPFTVPDKKESYTPILEDDIDEETLLTGGFRSLGQLNAIRYLDFNVARFLERAKESGYYDNSIFVFFGDHRGGMKKLNFLKNNEDDLGIQVHHVPFFINAPKYIKPQVIDKYAKLIDIFPTATGLAKIDYTNYTLGRNLLDSTAINTAAFVYIQSKGEKAVGLIKDGFYYEKTNISKKASLFSLQSNIIKDIKLDKPNITQQMDSLLSAYYHTTKYLYFNNKKVSK; encoded by the coding sequence ATGAATATTTATATTTTAAGTAATTGTAAAAATAGTACATTTGTAATTTATACAAAACACATGTTTTTAAAAATTCCTAATTACATTAAATACATCTTTACAAATGTATTTTCCCTTTTTATTTTTATTCTTTTATTTAGATTTTTTTTCTATCTATTTTTCACTAATTTAGACGGTGCTTCAGCAAAAGAGATACAAAAAGCAATTTTTCTAGGTGTACGTTTTGATCTAAAATTAGCTATTCTTAGTTTCTTTCCATTAGCAATATTCGTTTTAGTTACAAACTATAAATTTTTCAAAAACACTATTTATAAGAAAATAGCAAATTTTTATCTAGTTTCAATATACTTAATTCTTACCCTTTTTTACATATTTGATTTTGGGTATTATGAGTATTTAGCCATTCGATTAGATGCTTCTTCACTACGCTTCTTAAGTAATTTTAAAATATCTAGTCAGGTTTTGGTTGAAAGCTACCCTGTTTACAAAGGCCTTTTTGGTTTATTAGTTTTATCTTTTATCATTTATAAATTTTCGGGCTTCTTGTATAAGTTCTTTTCAAAAGCACATCAAAAAATAACAAAGAAAATAAAGTTTGCTTTTTTTACATCAACATTTCTACTCTTATCTTTTGGTGTTTATAATAGTGTAACACATTATCCTTTACGTTGGAGTGAAGCTTTTTTCTCAAAAAATAATTCGGCAAATCAATTTGCTTTAAATCCTGTTTTATATTTTTTCGACAGTTTTGCTTTTAGAAGCGAAGGTGTAGATATTGAGAAATTCAAAACCTATTACCCTGTAATTGCAAAACACTTAAATTTACCACAAGACACTATTAATTTTGAGCAAAAAGTAACTTTTAAAAATCCTTATAAAGAAAAGCCGAATATTGTTTTTGTAATGTTAGAGTCAGTAGGAACAGCGCCAATGAGTTTCTATGGAAACCCATTGAATAGTACTCCTAAAATGGATTCAATTATTAAAGAAAGTTTGAGTTTTTCTAAATTTTACGTACATAAACCTGGTACTGCTGGTAGTGTTTTTGCTAGTATTACAGGCTTGCCAGATATTGAAGATGTTAAAACAGCTTCTAGAAACCCAATGATTATTGATCAACGTATTGTTTTTGATCAAATTAAAGGATATGAAAAATCATATTTTATTGGAGGATCTGCAAATTGGGCAAATATTAGAGGTGTTTTTCAATCAAACATAAAAGGATTGAAAATTTATGAAGAAGGCAGTTTTGATGAAGTAAATAGAGCTGATGTTTGGGGAATTGATGATTACGACTTATTTAAAGAAGCTGACAAAAGATTAAAAAAATTATACGATGAAGGAAAGCCGTTTGTTACTTACATTCAAACAGCTACAAATCATATGCCTTTTACAGTACCTGATAAAAAAGAAAGCTATACACCTATTTTAGAAGATGATATTGATGAAGAAACATTACTTACAGGAGGTTTTAGATCTTTAGGCCAACTAAATGCAATTCGTTATTTAGATTTTAATGTTGCTCGTTTTTTAGAAAGAGCAAAAGAATCTGGTTACTACGACAATTCTATTTTTGTCTTTTTTGGAGATCATAGAGGAGGAATGAAAAAGTTAAATTTCTTAAAAAACAATGAAGATGATTTAGGTATTCAAGTACATCATGTTCCGTTTTTTATTAATGCCCCAAAATACATAAAACCTCAAGTTATAGATAAGTATGCTAAATTAATTGATATTTTTCCTACAGCTACAGGTTTAGCGAAAATCGATTATACAAACTACACTTTAGGAAGAAATCTATTAGACAGTACTGCAATAAATACTGCTGCTTTTGTATACATTCAAAGCAAAGGAGAAAAAGCTGTCGGTCTTATAAAAGATGGATTTTACTATGAAAAAACGAACATCTCTAAAAAAGCAAGTTTGTTTAGTTTACAGTCAAATATAATTAAAGATATTAAGCTAGATAAACCGAATATTACACAGCAAATGGATAGCCTTTTATCTGCCTATTATCACACTACAAAGTATTTGTATTTTAACAATAAAAAAGTATCTAAATAG
- a CDS encoding Stealth CR1 domain-containing protein: MQETKDIIVDAVITWVDGNDPVHKAKMANYIENKSSLNNKSVRMRYDQVNEIEFAVKSILKNAKFVRNIFIVTDNQTPEFLKDTEKAEKEFPNVFVIDHKTIFEGHHQYLPTFNSMSIESLLYKIPSLSECFVYLNDDFFLTRETSKSDFFIDGKPIIRGEWTSFYEDIWYKKLQLLIYNLIGKNEKVNAFGFKKSQQLIVKKLGFKKYVRLDHTFTSLRKSTFNTYYQENKKMLDSNIKYRFRNSNQYVPQSLAAHLEIKNNTFVLKNDYQLVYFQNYKKPFFWIKYKLRKALKSDNKLFLCMQSLDQCPEEKLSFIKKWLSNKYN; encoded by the coding sequence ATGCAAGAAACTAAAGATATTATTGTTGATGCTGTTATTACTTGGGTAGATGGAAATGATCCTGTTCATAAAGCTAAAATGGCTAATTATATAGAGAATAAATCTTCTTTAAATAATAAGTCAGTTAGAATGCGTTATGACCAAGTAAATGAAATTGAATTTGCTGTAAAGTCAATTTTAAAAAATGCAAAATTTGTACGGAATATATTTATTGTTACAGATAATCAAACACCAGAATTTTTAAAAGATACAGAAAAAGCTGAAAAAGAGTTTCCTAATGTTTTTGTTATAGATCATAAAACAATTTTTGAAGGGCATCATCAATACTTGCCAACTTTTAACTCTATGTCTATAGAGTCTCTGCTTTATAAAATACCAAGTCTATCAGAGTGTTTTGTATACTTAAATGATGATTTTTTTCTAACAAGAGAAACAAGTAAGTCAGATTTTTTTATTGATGGTAAACCAATAATAAGAGGTGAATGGACTTCTTTTTATGAAGATATTTGGTATAAAAAATTGCAATTATTAATCTATAATTTAATAGGTAAAAATGAAAAAGTAAATGCTTTTGGTTTTAAGAAAAGTCAACAATTAATAGTGAAAAAGCTAGGTTTTAAAAAGTATGTTAGATTAGATCATACATTTACATCTTTAAGGAAATCTACATTTAATACGTATTATCAAGAAAACAAGAAGATGTTAGATAGTAATATTAAATATCGATTTAGAAATTCAAATCAATACGTACCCCAATCCTTAGCAGCTCATTTAGAAATAAAGAATAATACTTTTGTTCTAAAAAATGATTATCAACTTGTTTATTTTCAAAATTATAAAAAACCTTTTTTTTGGATTAAATATAAGCTTAGAAAAGCATTGAAAAGTGATAACAAACTATTTCTTTGTATGCAAAGTTTAGATCAGTGTCCTGAAGAAAAATTAAGCTTCATAAAAAAATGGCTTTCTAATAAATACAATTGA
- a CDS encoding glycosyltransferase family 2 protein, which yields MTKITAIIPTLNEEIHIADAIASVSFADEIIVIDSFSTDKTIEIAEKLNVKIIKRKFDDFSSQKNFAIDQAKHTWIYILDADERVTPEVEVEIIEAVKNPKDFVGFYVRRTFYFCDRKVNYSGFQRDKVIRLFLKEKCKYNGLVHEKISANGKLGFFKHKIDHFSYRSYDHYISKMNHYAAIRAKELHEKKRKVNIYHVMIKPAARFFIHYVIRLGFLDGFTGFLVANTQAYGVLTRYIKLWFLNNKKH from the coding sequence ATGACAAAGATTACTGCAATTATACCAACTTTAAATGAAGAGATTCATATAGCTGATGCTATCGCATCAGTAAGTTTTGCTGATGAAATTATTGTTATAGATTCTTTTAGTACTGATAAAACTATAGAAATAGCTGAGAAGTTAAATGTAAAAATCATCAAACGAAAGTTTGATGATTTTTCTTCTCAAAAAAACTTTGCTATTGACCAAGCAAAGCATACATGGATTTATATTTTGGATGCTGATGAGAGAGTTACACCAGAAGTTGAAGTTGAAATTATAGAAGCTGTTAAGAATCCAAAAGATTTTGTTGGATTTTATGTAAGAAGAACTTTTTATTTTTGTGATAGAAAAGTAAATTATAGTGGGTTTCAGAGAGATAAAGTTATTCGTTTATTTCTAAAAGAAAAATGTAAATACAATGGTCTTGTTCATGAAAAAATTTCAGCAAATGGTAAATTAGGTTTTTTTAAACATAAAATTGACCATTTTTCATATAGGAGTTATGATCATTACATATCTAAAATGAATCATTATGCTGCTATAAGAGCAAAAGAATTACATGAAAAAAAGAGAAAAGTAAATATCTATCATGTAATGATAAAACCTGCTGCTAGGTTTTTTATACATTATGTAATTCGCCTTGGGTTTTTAGATGGATTTACAGGTTTCTTAGTGGCAAATACACAAGCTTATGGTGTTTTAACAAGATATATTAAGTTATGGTTTTTAAATAATAAGAAGCATTAA
- a CDS encoding 2,3,4,5-tetrahydropyridine-2,6-dicarboxylate N-succinyltransferase — translation MKDIRIIIESAWENRELLKEENTINTIRKVIDLLDKGELRVAEPIDGGWQVNEWVKKAVVLYFPIQKMETLEAGIFEYHDKMPLKTNYAAQGVRVVPGASARQGSYLSAGTILMPSYVNIGAYVDEGTMIDTWATVGSCAQIGKNVHLSGGVGIGGVLEPLQAAPVIIEDGAFIGSRCIVVEGVRVGKEAVLGANVVLTMSTKIIDVTGDVPVETKGAVPPRSVVIPGSYTKKFAAGEFNVPCALIIGKRKESTNKKTSLNDALREYDVAV, via the coding sequence ATGAAAGACATTAGAATAATCATAGAGTCAGCTTGGGAAAACCGTGAGTTGTTAAAAGAAGAAAATACAATTAATACCATTAGAAAAGTTATTGATTTATTAGATAAAGGAGAATTAAGAGTTGCAGAACCAATTGATGGTGGATGGCAAGTTAATGAATGGGTGAAAAAAGCCGTTGTTTTATATTTTCCAATTCAGAAAATGGAAACTTTAGAAGCTGGTATTTTTGAATATCATGATAAAATGCCTTTGAAAACAAATTATGCTGCACAAGGAGTTCGTGTTGTTCCTGGAGCATCTGCTCGTCAAGGTTCATATCTTTCTGCTGGTACTATTTTAATGCCAAGTTATGTAAATATTGGTGCTTACGTTGATGAAGGAACGATGATTGATACTTGGGCTACAGTTGGTTCTTGTGCTCAAATTGGTAAAAATGTTCATCTTTCTGGAGGTGTTGGTATTGGTGGTGTTTTAGAACCATTACAAGCTGCACCAGTAATTATAGAAGATGGCGCTTTTATAGGGTCTAGATGTATTGTTGTAGAAGGTGTAAGAGTAGGTAAAGAAGCTGTTTTAGGCGCGAATGTTGTATTAACAATGAGTACTAAAATTATAGATGTAACAGGTGATGTGCCAGTTGAAACAAAAGGTGCTGTACCACCTCGTTCTGTTGTAATTCCTGGAAGTTACACTAAAAAGTTTGCTGCTGGAGAATTTAATGTACCATGCGCATTAATTATTGGAAAAAGAAAAGAAAGTACCAACAAAAAGACATCTTTAAACGATGCTTTGCGTGAATACGACGTTGCAGTTTAA
- the ruvX gene encoding Holliday junction resolvase RuvX — translation MGRILAIDFGKKRTGIAVTDELQIIASGLTTVNTDDLISFLKEYISKNKVELFIVGKPKQMNNTDSESEALILPFLKKLEKQIPQIPLLRIDERFTSKMAFQTMIDGGLNKKQRRNKALVDEISATIILQSYLYNK, via the coding sequence TTGGGTAGAATTCTCGCCATCGATTTTGGTAAAAAAAGAACAGGAATAGCAGTAACTGATGAACTTCAGATTATTGCCTCTGGCTTAACAACAGTAAACACCGATGATTTAATTTCTTTTCTAAAAGAATATATTTCTAAAAACAAAGTCGAATTATTTATAGTTGGTAAACCAAAACAAATGAATAATACTGATAGTGAAAGTGAGGCTTTGATACTTCCTTTTCTAAAAAAGCTTGAAAAACAAATTCCTCAAATTCCTTTACTAAGAATTGATGAACGTTTTACTTCAAAAATGGCTTTTCAAACAATGATTGATGGTGGTTTAAATAAAAAACAACGTAGAAATAAGGCTTTAGTTGACGAAATTAGTGCAACTATCATATTACAGTCATATTTATATAATAAATAA
- the def gene encoding peptide deformylase: protein MILPIVAYGDPVLRKVGTEIDADYPNLEKLISNMKETMYNASGVGLAAPQIGKAIRLFIIDASPFADDEDLSEKDREALKNFNKVFINAKIIKEEGEEWVFNEGCLSIPDVREDVFRQPEITIEYQDEEFKTHTEVLDGLAARVFQHEYDHIDGILFTDKLSTLKKRLIKKKLENISKGKINADYRMRFPNAKKGK from the coding sequence ATGATATTACCAATAGTAGCTTATGGGGATCCAGTTTTACGTAAAGTAGGAACTGAAATTGATGCAGATTACCCAAATTTAGAAAAATTAATTTCTAATATGAAGGAAACGATGTACAATGCTTCTGGTGTTGGTTTAGCTGCACCACAGATTGGTAAAGCAATTCGTTTGTTTATTATTGATGCTTCTCCTTTTGCTGATGATGAAGATTTATCTGAAAAAGATAGAGAGGCTTTAAAAAACTTTAATAAAGTTTTTATAAATGCTAAAATAATAAAAGAAGAAGGTGAAGAATGGGTTTTTAACGAAGGGTGTTTAAGTATACCTGATGTTAGAGAAGATGTTTTTCGTCAACCAGAAATTACAATTGAGTATCAAGATGAAGAATTTAAAACGCATACTGAAGTTTTAGATGGTTTAGCTGCAAGAGTTTTTCAACATGAATATGATCATATTGATGGAATCTTGTTTACAGATAAACTTTCAACTCTTAAAAAAAGGTTGATAAAAAAGAAATTAGAAAATATTTCTAAAGGGAAAATTAACGCAGATTATAGAATGCGTTTTCCAAATGCAAAAAAAGGTAAATAG
- a CDS encoding DUF5606 family protein, which translates to MEFSKIISVTGKPGLFQVISQSKNAVIAESLVDNKRLAINATQNVSLLENIAIYTYEEDVPLLDVLTSMYEKTEGKEAISHKESSKKLTAFFAEVLPGYDEERVYASNIKKVIQWFNALVKAGMDFSKVEETKATEEVEAKS; encoded by the coding sequence ATGGAATTTAGTAAAATTATAAGCGTAACAGGAAAACCAGGATTATTTCAAGTAATCTCTCAATCTAAAAATGCAGTAATTGCAGAATCTTTAGTAGACAATAAACGTTTAGCAATTAACGCTACTCAAAACGTAAGTTTATTAGAAAACATTGCTATCTACACGTACGAAGAAGATGTGCCTTTATTAGACGTTCTTACTTCTATGTATGAAAAAACAGAAGGAAAAGAAGCAATTTCTCATAAAGAAAGTAGCAAAAAATTAACAGCTTTTTTCGCTGAAGTTTTACCTGGTTATGATGAAGAAAGAGTGTATGCTTCTAACATTAAAAAAGTAATTCAATGGTTTAACGCATTAGTCAAAGCTGGAATGGATTTTTCTAAAGTTGAAGAAACTAAAGCTACTGAAGAAGTTGAAGCTAAATCATAA
- the mazG gene encoding nucleoside triphosphate pyrophosphohydrolase → MNSREDQLAAFNRLLDIMDDLREKCPWDKKQTLESLRHLTIEETYELADAILDNDLQEIKKELGDVLLHIVFYSKIGSEKKAFDIADVANSICDKLIHRHPHIYGDVVAETEEEVKRNWEQLKLKEGNKSVLEGVPKRLPAVVKASRIQEKVAGVGFDWEKPEQVWEKVQEELTELNEEIKAGNKENTEKEFGDVLFSMINYARFIDVNPENALEKTNKKFINRFQYLEKAAKEEGKDLSDMSLSEMDVYWEKSKEFFK, encoded by the coding sequence ATGAATTCTAGAGAAGATCAGTTAGCTGCTTTTAATAGATTGTTAGATATTATGGATGATCTTCGAGAGAAGTGTCCTTGGGATAAAAAACAAACTTTAGAAAGTTTACGTCATCTTACTATTGAAGAAACGTACGAACTTGCTGATGCAATTCTAGATAATGATTTACAAGAAATAAAAAAAGAATTAGGCGATGTGCTTTTGCACATCGTTTTTTATTCTAAAATCGGAAGCGAAAAGAAAGCTTTTGATATTGCTGATGTTGCCAATTCAATTTGCGATAAACTAATACACAGACACCCTCACATTTATGGTGATGTTGTTGCAGAAACGGAAGAAGAAGTAAAACGTAATTGGGAACAACTAAAATTAAAAGAAGGAAACAAATCTGTTTTAGAAGGCGTTCCTAAAAGGTTACCTGCTGTTGTAAAAGCAAGTAGAATTCAAGAAAAAGTAGCAGGTGTTGGTTTCGATTGGGAAAAACCCGAACAAGTTTGGGAAAAAGTACAAGAAGAACTAACTGAATTAAACGAAGAAATTAAAGCAGGAAACAAAGAGAACACTGAGAAAGAATTTGGTGATGTCTTATTTTCGATGATTAATTATGCTCGTTTTATTGATGTAAATCCTGAAAATGCTTTAGAAAAAACGAATAAGAAGTTTATTAATCGTTTTCAATATTTAGAAAAAGCAGCTAAAGAAGAAGGCAAAGATCTTTCTGATATGTCCTTATCTGAAATGGATGTGTATTGGGAAAAATCTAAGGAGTTCTTTAAATAA